Genomic window (Paraglaciecola psychrophila 170):
GCACCTTGGTATACAAATAAATGACCTCAGTCGAGGATACTTATGAAAGCCCAACAGACCCTAGGACAAGTATGAAGTTAAACCCAGCCACTATCAGGATTAAAAACTTACGCCTGCGTACTTTTATTGGCATTAACGAGGACGAAATTGTCAATATGCAGGATGTCGTCATCAACGTTAAGATACAATACCGCGCTGACCAGGCAACAGATTCAGATGAGATGGACGATGCCCTGAATTACAAAACTATTACTAAAAGAATTATTAAATTGGTTGAAAACAATCGATTTTTTTTACTTGAAAAACTTACCGCTGATGTACTTGCTATTGCAGCAGAACACCCGAGGGTTAACTATGCTGAAGCAGAAGTGGATAAACCTCACGCCCTGCGGTTCGCAGATTCCGTATCTTTATGTTTATCATGCAGTAAACCTTAATTGCATTCTGAGGACGTTATGAAAATACTTATTACCGGTGGTTCAGGCTTAATTGGTTCAAACCTTATCCCTATTTTACGTCCTTGCGACGTGTCGGTTTATACTCGAAATGTAGCCATGGCTGAACAAATACTTGGTCATAACATTCACTTTTTATCCACACTCGCACATCTTAGCAACCTAGACGATTATGACGTAGTGATCAATCTAGCCGGTGAACCCATTGCAGACAAAAAATGGACTGATGAACAAAAAAGTAAAATTGAACAAAGCCGATGGTCAATCACAGAAGACATAGTGGCACTTATCAACGCAGGAGAAAATCCACCTAAGCTATTAATAAGTGGTTCAGCAATAGGATTTTATGGTCGTCAAGGTGAGCAAATCATTGATGAAAATTTTTCAACACCTCACGATGAATTCAGCCATCAACTTTGCGATCGCTGGGAGTTTCTAGCCAGACAAGCAGAATCGGATAAAACCCGAGTATGTATTGTCCGTACGGGCGTAGTTATCACCAAAAGAGGTGGTGCATTACAAAAAATGCTATTGCCATTTAAACTAGGTTTAGGTGGACCAATTGGTGACGGTAGTCAATATATGTCTTGGATACACCTTGAAGACATGCTGCAAGGCATGGCACATTTAATAAAAAATGAAAGTTGTGAAGGTGTTTATAATTTTACTGCACCTAATCCTGTTACCAATCTAGAATTTAGTCGTGAACTTGCCTCATCCCTTTCGCGACCTTGTATATTTAAAGTGCCTGAATTTGTGTTAAGAATGATGATGGGAGAAATGGCTGATTTAGTGATATATGGTCAAAGAGTCGTGCCTAAACGCTTACAAGAAAGTGGCTATGAATTTAAATACCCTAAAATATCCCAAGCTTTTGACAGTTTACGTAAAAATTAATGGCCTATATTTAAGCAAGTAGTCAATTAAAACCAGCAGGGTGTCACCTCAAAAGGTTTGCCTGCTGGTTTCTGGAGTTAGACCATCTGACGCAACAGTTGGCTAGTATTGAGTGACAACAGTCGCCAGCAGCCTAAAGCGCCAAGGACACCCACCACCAGCGCACCCGCTACCGGAGCAATAATCCAATACTCTAAATGCAAACTAGCAGGCATTTGAAATATTTGAGTCTGTAACATATATAAACTGAACTCATTCGCCGCCGCGGCCATAATACCCGCTACGGACCCAATGATGATAAATTCAAAGACTACACTGGCTCTAATTAATCGACCTTTGGCACCAAGGGTGCGCAAAATAGCTAATTCTTGTTGACGTTCATCCATACTAGCCTGTACTTGGGCAATCAACACCAATGCGCCTGCAGCTAAGACCAAGATCAATATAAACTCAACAGCCATCGAAACTTGGTCCACGATATTCCGCAGTTGATTAATGCGTGCATCCACATCAATCAAAGTGACGTTAGCATAAGGCTGCATCAATTTAGTGATATCAGCTTTACGCTCAGTGGGTAAATTAAAACTAGAAATATAGGTAGGAATAAAGTTTTGTAGCGCACGTGGCTCAATCACAAAGAAGAAATTTGGCTGCATAGATTGCCAGTTTACATCTCTGATACTGGTCACTTTAAGATCCACAATTTCGCTACCAATATTAAAGGTCAGCTTATCACCTAAGCCCAGTTGCATCCGCTCTGATATGCCTTTTTCAATAGACACTTCATATGGCCTTTGAGATGCGGTATCACTATCATTTAGCTCACCAAACCATTGACCTTCAACCACTTCACTGCCCTTTTGCAGCGTCGTACTCCAAGTTAAATTAGCTTCTCTGCCCAAACCATCACGGCCATTGCTTAGTTCGTCTGGATCTTCTTTGGATACCGCAGTGCGCACCTTTTCATCGTTAACGGAAACAAATCGGCCGCGAACAA
Coding sequences:
- the folX gene encoding dihydroneopterin triphosphate 2'-epimerase, with amino-acid sequence MKLNPATIRIKNLRLRTFIGINEDEIVNMQDVVINVKIQYRADQATDSDEMDDALNYKTITKRIIKLVENNRFFLLEKLTADVLAIAAEHPRVNYAEAEVDKPHALRFADSVSLCLSCSKP
- a CDS encoding TIGR01777 family oxidoreductase, which encodes MKILITGGSGLIGSNLIPILRPCDVSVYTRNVAMAEQILGHNIHFLSTLAHLSNLDDYDVVINLAGEPIADKKWTDEQKSKIEQSRWSITEDIVALINAGENPPKLLISGSAIGFYGRQGEQIIDENFSTPHDEFSHQLCDRWEFLARQAESDKTRVCIVRTGVVITKRGGALQKMLLPFKLGLGGPIGDGSQYMSWIHLEDMLQGMAHLIKNESCEGVYNFTAPNPVTNLEFSRELASSLSRPCIFKVPEFVLRMMMGEMADLVIYGQRVVPKRLQESGYEFKYPKISQAFDSLRKN